From Cygnus atratus isolate AKBS03 ecotype Queensland, Australia chromosome 1, CAtr_DNAZoo_HiC_assembly, whole genome shotgun sequence, the proteins below share one genomic window:
- the PRSS23 gene encoding serine protease 23 isoform X2 has product MAGLSTLILLLCAAKDVMPSSPHWKPTWPSYRVPVILPQSTLNLDKPQFDAEARLDVVSPCGPACHKSSPLPTYEEVKNYLSYETLYANGSLTETEVGIYILSSSGDGSQGKSRTKRQIYGYDSRFSIFGKDFLLNYPFSTSVKLSTGCTGTLVAEKHVLTAAHCIHDGKSYVKGAQKLRVGFLKPKLKDGSKGANITNSAMPEKMKFQWIRVKRTHVPKGWIKGNANDIGMDYDYALLELKKPHKRKFMKIGVSPPARHLPGGRIHFSGYDNDRPGNLVYRFCDVKDETYDLLYQQCDAQPGASGSGVYVRMWKRQNHKWERKIIGIFSGHQWVDMNGTPQDFNVAVRITPLKYAQICYWIKGNYLDCREG; this is encoded by the coding sequence ATGGCAGGCTTGTCCACGTTAATCCTCCTTTTGTGTGCTGCTAAAGATGTGATGCCCTCCAGTCCTCACTGGAAGCCAACATGGCCTTCTTACAGAGTTCCAGTTATCCTGCCACAGTCTACCCTCAACTTGGACAAACCACAGTTTGATGCTGAAGCCAGACTGGACGTGGTGTCTCCCTGTGGCCCAGCCTGCCACAAAAGTTCTCCGCTGCCAACTTATGAAGAAGTGAAGAACTACCTGTCCTATGAAACCTTGTACGCTAACGGTAGCCTCACTGAAACCGAAGTGGGCATATACATTCTGAGCAGCAGTGGTGATGGGTCTCAAGGCAAATCTCGAACTAAGAGGCAGATCTATGGCTATGACAGCAGGTTTAGCATTTTTGGGAAGGACTTCTTGTTGAATTACCCGTTCTCCACGTCAGTGAAGCTATCTACAGGTTGCACGGGGACACTAGTGGCTGAGAAGCATGTTCTTACTGCCGCTCATTGTATCCATGATGGCAAGAGTTACGTCAAAGGAGCTCAGAAACTGCGGGTGGGCTTCCTGAAGCCCAAACTGAAAGATGGCAGCAAAGGGGCCAATATCACCAACTCAGCAATgcctgaaaaaatgaaattccagtGGATCCGAGTGAAACGGACACACGTCCCCAAAGGATGGATCAAAGGCAACGCCAATGATATTGGCATGGATTATGACTATGCCCTGCTGGAGCTCAAGAAGCCCCATAAAAGAAAGTTTATGAAGATAGGTGTGAGCCCACCAGCAAGACACTTGCCTGGAGGGAGGATTCACTTCTCTGGCTACGACAACGATCGTCCAGGAAACCTGGTGTACCGTTTCTGTGATGTCAAAGACGAAACGTATGACCTGTTGTACCAGCAGTGTGATGCCCAGCCGGGTGCGAGTGGATCTGGGGTGTACGTGAGGATGTGGAAGAGGCAGAATCACAAATGGGAACGTAAAATTATTGGAATATTTTCAGGCCATCAGTGGGTGGACATGAATGGCACCCCACAGGATTTCAATGTAGCTGTTCGCATCACACCCCTCAAATACGCACAGATCTGTTACTGGATCAAAGGCAACTACCTTGACTGCAGGGAAGGATAA
- the PRSS23 gene encoding serine protease 23 isoform X1, translating into MFDRNWTERPAFRMAGLSTLILLLCAAKDVMPSSPHWKPTWPSYRVPVILPQSTLNLDKPQFDAEARLDVVSPCGPACHKSSPLPTYEEVKNYLSYETLYANGSLTETEVGIYILSSSGDGSQGKSRTKRQIYGYDSRFSIFGKDFLLNYPFSTSVKLSTGCTGTLVAEKHVLTAAHCIHDGKSYVKGAQKLRVGFLKPKLKDGSKGANITNSAMPEKMKFQWIRVKRTHVPKGWIKGNANDIGMDYDYALLELKKPHKRKFMKIGVSPPARHLPGGRIHFSGYDNDRPGNLVYRFCDVKDETYDLLYQQCDAQPGASGSGVYVRMWKRQNHKWERKIIGIFSGHQWVDMNGTPQDFNVAVRITPLKYAQICYWIKGNYLDCREG; encoded by the exons atgtttgaCAGAAATTGGACCGAGAG ACCGGCATTCAGAATGGCAGGCTTGTCCACGTTAATCCTCCTTTTGTGTGCTGCTAAAGATGTGATGCCCTCCAGTCCTCACTGGAAGCCAACATGGCCTTCTTACAGAGTTCCAGTTATCCTGCCACAGTCTACCCTCAACTTGGACAAACCACAGTTTGATGCTGAAGCCAGACTGGACGTGGTGTCTCCCTGTGGCCCAGCCTGCCACAAAAGTTCTCCGCTGCCAACTTATGAAGAAGTGAAGAACTACCTGTCCTATGAAACCTTGTACGCTAACGGTAGCCTCACTGAAACCGAAGTGGGCATATACATTCTGAGCAGCAGTGGTGATGGGTCTCAAGGCAAATCTCGAACTAAGAGGCAGATCTATGGCTATGACAGCAGGTTTAGCATTTTTGGGAAGGACTTCTTGTTGAATTACCCGTTCTCCACGTCAGTGAAGCTATCTACAGGTTGCACGGGGACACTAGTGGCTGAGAAGCATGTTCTTACTGCCGCTCATTGTATCCATGATGGCAAGAGTTACGTCAAAGGAGCTCAGAAACTGCGGGTGGGCTTCCTGAAGCCCAAACTGAAAGATGGCAGCAAAGGGGCCAATATCACCAACTCAGCAATgcctgaaaaaatgaaattccagtGGATCCGAGTGAAACGGACACACGTCCCCAAAGGATGGATCAAAGGCAACGCCAATGATATTGGCATGGATTATGACTATGCCCTGCTGGAGCTCAAGAAGCCCCATAAAAGAAAGTTTATGAAGATAGGTGTGAGCCCACCAGCAAGACACTTGCCTGGAGGGAGGATTCACTTCTCTGGCTACGACAACGATCGTCCAGGAAACCTGGTGTACCGTTTCTGTGATGTCAAAGACGAAACGTATGACCTGTTGTACCAGCAGTGTGATGCCCAGCCGGGTGCGAGTGGATCTGGGGTGTACGTGAGGATGTGGAAGAGGCAGAATCACAAATGGGAACGTAAAATTATTGGAATATTTTCAGGCCATCAGTGGGTGGACATGAATGGCACCCCACAGGATTTCAATGTAGCTGTTCGCATCACACCCCTCAAATACGCACAGATCTGTTACTGGATCAAAGGCAACTACCTTGACTGCAGGGAAGGATAA